A region from the Vibrio artabrorum genome encodes:
- the yciH gene encoding stress response translation initiation inhibitor YciH, translating into MSLVYSTETGRITPKEEKIQRPKGDGIVRIQKETKGRKGKGVSVVTGLDLDDAPLKLMAAELKKVCGCGGSVKDGHIEIQGDARDKIKAHLEKKGYKVKFAGG; encoded by the coding sequence ATGAGCCTTGTATATTCAACAGAAACAGGTCGTATCACACCTAAAGAAGAAAAAATCCAACGCCCTAAGGGTGATGGCATTGTTCGAATCCAAAAAGAAACAAAAGGTCGTAAAGGCAAAGGGGTTTCAGTCGTTACGGGCTTAGACCTAGATGATGCTCCGTTGAAACTAATGGCGGCAGAACTTAAAAAAGTTTGCGGCTGTGGCGGTTCAGTTAAAGATGGTCATATTGAAATTCAAGGTGATGCTCGCGATAAAATTAAAGCGCATCTTGAAAAGAAAGGCTACAAAGTTAAATTCGCCGGCGGTTAA
- a CDS encoding YoaH family protein encodes MLNDLPTLSHEEQQKAVERIQEMMTQGISTAQAIKIVAEQIREEMSNKEE; translated from the coding sequence ATGCTAAATGACTTACCAACCCTTTCTCATGAAGAGCAACAAAAAGCGGTTGAACGAATTCAAGAAATGATGACCCAAGGTATCAGCACCGCACAAGCGATCAAAATCGTGGCTGAGCAAATTCGTGAAGAAATGAGCAACAAAGAAGAGTAG
- a CDS encoding tyrosine-type recombinase/integrase: MRKKVPILTETVIINAFVDKLNSQASVEIIDELTGCQYSRNSLLAIYNDWNRYHAFCVKHSINTLPASITAVRRFLETESQIRKFASIKRYTATLSLLHTVLNFANPIKHKQVRFTLLHLQARMAGDAKQTHAMTSAHLTQLNSLLKHKNANLKEIRDIAIYNVMFECALKRSELKALSMRDIKSRDQGYQITIKHAAYKLSKRANDSLLQWLSFAGNDDDLPLFRAIDKHENIGLQPLDDSSIYRILRNASDLLSLPGNYHFSGNSIRIGAAQELSKQGLKVREIQSFGRWLSVAMPAQYVGHVATAEKEKMKFKAIVPWQ; encoded by the coding sequence TTGAGAAAAAAAGTCCCTATTTTAACCGAAACCGTAATAATTAATGCTTTTGTTGACAAACTGAACAGCCAAGCGAGCGTTGAAATTATTGATGAATTAACAGGGTGCCAGTATTCTCGCAACTCATTGTTAGCTATTTATAATGACTGGAACCGCTATCATGCCTTTTGTGTTAAACATAGTATCAATACGCTTCCAGCCTCTATTACTGCCGTTCGTCGTTTTCTCGAAACTGAATCCCAAATTAGAAAATTTGCATCTATTAAACGTTACACTGCAACACTGAGCTTATTACATACGGTGCTAAACTTTGCCAACCCAATAAAGCATAAGCAAGTCCGCTTTACTCTGCTCCACTTACAGGCTCGAATGGCTGGTGACGCTAAGCAAACCCATGCCATGACATCAGCACACCTTACTCAATTAAATTCGCTGCTTAAACATAAAAACGCAAACTTAAAAGAAATTCGTGACATTGCTATTTACAATGTGATGTTTGAGTGTGCTTTAAAGCGTTCAGAGCTTAAAGCGCTATCGATGCGAGATATTAAAAGTCGCGATCAAGGTTATCAAATCACCATCAAACATGCGGCTTATAAGCTGTCAAAAAGGGCCAATGATTCACTGCTTCAGTGGCTTTCGTTTGCCGGTAATGACGATGACCTCCCATTGTTTCGCGCAATAGACAAGCATGAAAATATTGGACTTCAACCTTTAGATGATTCGTCTATCTATAGGATATTGAGAAATGCGAGTGATCTGCTTAGTCTGCCAGGGAATTATCATTTTTCAGGAAATTCAATTCGTATCGGTGCTGCGCAAGAGTTATCGAAACAAGGCCTTAAGGTAAGAGAAATTCAGAGTTTTGGACGCTGGCTTAGCGTAGCAATGCCAGCGCAATATGTTGGGCACGTCGCTACAGCCGAAAAAGAAAAAATGAAATTTAAAGCGATAGTGCCTTGGCAATAA
- a CDS encoding DUF3319 domain-containing protein, producing the protein MANSIYRNIHLQSIDANNTIWQAKLKKNVIQGNLAAVKKSIDWWIDTASIIDPKEFTALSKPRGAGGTESFNGYQIKNDTGEPNAWYCMFNGRLIKGGKMAIQRHIEAYLLAKQKAEQQKK; encoded by the coding sequence ATGGCTAATTCAATTTATCGCAACATCCATTTGCAATCGATAGATGCCAATAACACAATCTGGCAAGCTAAGTTAAAGAAGAATGTCATTCAAGGCAATCTTGCGGCCGTAAAAAAAAGCATCGATTGGTGGATTGATACTGCATCTATTATCGATCCTAAAGAGTTTACAGCGTTGAGTAAGCCTAGAGGAGCGGGTGGAACTGAGAGCTTCAACGGCTATCAAATTAAGAATGACACCGGTGAGCCGAATGCGTGGTATTGCATGTTTAATGGGCGCCTAATTAAAGGTGGAAAAATGGCAATTCAGCGTCATATAGAAGCTTACTTACTTGCTAAACAAAAAGCAGAGCAACAAAAGAAATAA